The genome window TCGTGGCGCACACCGGATTCATGATCCTCTTCGTCATCGTGCTCCGCGGCGGCCTGAACGGCTGGCTGCTTGCGGTCCTGCTCGGTGCGGCCGTGCAGCTCGCGATCGGACTGGTGGTCCTGGGCCACCGATGGACGCGATCGTTCGACGTGGCCCTCCTGAGGGGCGCTCTCGTGTTCGGATTGCCCCTCATCCCACATGCCATCTCTCATTGGGCGCTGGCCCTGTCGGACCGGGCCATCCTGGGCGCATACGTGGCGCCCAGCCAGATCGGCATCTACAACCTGGCGTATCAGCTGGCCCTGCCGCTGGGAATGCTCACCGTGGCCATGAACCAGGGGATCATGCCGATCTACGCCGAGGCGACCCACGACGAGGTGCGTCGGCAGGAGCTGGGTGGGCTCGCCTCCCGCCAGGTGGTGGTGACGTGTCTCCTCGGCATGGCGATTGCGCTGCTCGGTCCACCGACTATTCGCCTGGTGATGCCGGCTGAGTTTGGTTCGGCCGCCGGACTCCTGCCGTGGATCGCCGCGGGCTATACCTTCTTCGGGCTCTACCTGCTGCCCATGGACGCCGTTTCGGTGATGGCCGGCCAGACACGCTGGGTGTGGATCAGCACCTTCGCGGCGGGAAGCGTGAATATCGCCCTCAACCTCGCCACCATCCCAACATTTGGAACGGCGGCTGCGGCGGTGAACACCGCGGTCGCCTATGGAGTCCTGCTGGTGCTGTTGCTGGTGTACCAGTACCGGGTCGCTCGAGCGCCGATCCGGCTGGCCTGGAGTCGGCTCGGCCTTGCCCTGGCGGTGATGGGCCTCGGCCTGCTGTGCGCTATCCTGCTGCTTCCCGACGAGGGTTCGGCGCTCTTCAGCTTCATCGGTCGTTCGGTTGTGCTGATTGCGGTCGCCGCCATCCTGTGGGCGACCTTCGTCAGGGGACTCCGCCGTCCGAGCATGCCTCGAGGGCCGACTTGAACTCGCTGTCCATCGTCATCCGCTCGTTCAACGAGGCGGAGCACATCGGGAGCCTTCTGGCCGGCATCGGCCATCAGACGCTCCAGCCGTCGCAGATCGTGCTGGTCGACTCCGGCTCGACCGATCGAACCGTCGAGATCGCCGAGCGGTT of Chloroflexota bacterium contains these proteins:
- a CDS encoding oligosaccharide flippase family protein → MQKVLDLIRRPASSRARVARGSIAYAVAAVTQRAVGLLMLPIYVRVVGSAEYGQLAVATTISAAAATILSFGLETAIFRSYIHLGTDPARRDRFVNTVGVFLLAVPTLAIIAIGLLILRPVSSFFAIGPEAIGLALASVAVTVPATILTMALLRAQERLTDYLRVSVVTVVAHTGFMILFVIVLRGGLNGWLLAVLLGAAVQLAIGLVVLGHRWTRSFDVALLRGALVFGLPLIPHAISHWALALSDRAILGAYVAPSQIGIYNLAYQLALPLGMLTVAMNQGIMPIYAEATHDEVRRQELGGLASRQVVVTCLLGMAIALLGPPTIRLVMPAEFGSAAGLLPWIAAGYTFFGLYLLPMDAVSVMAGQTRWVWISTFAAGSVNIALNLATIPTFGTAAAAVNTAVAYGVLLVLLLVYQYRVARAPIRLAWSRLGLALAVMGLGLLCAILLLPDEGSALFSFIGRSVVLIAVAAILWATFVRGLRRPSMPRGPT